In the Henningerozyma blattae CBS 6284 chromosome 8, complete genome genome, one interval contains:
- the CDC33 gene encoding translation initiation factor eIF4E (similar to Saccharomyces cerevisiae CDC33 (YOL139C); ancestral locus Anc_3.20) — MSADEVAQKLEKTTLNSVSHPLNTKWTLWYTKPAIDKSESWSDLLRPVTSFKTVEEFWAVQQNVPEPRDLPMKSDYHVFRNDIRPEWEDAANAKGGKWSAQIRGNKHSEINQLWLKAVLSVIGETVDEDESEVNGVVLSVRKGNFKIALWTKSESKEPLQKIGARFKKILELEDDEHLDFFPHSIANVKHPQPAISL; from the coding sequence ATGTCTGCCGACGAAGTAGCCCAGAAGCTGGAAAAGACTACGTTGAATTCTGTTAGCCATCCATTGAACACAAAATGGACTTTATGGTACACTAAGCCTGCTATCGACAAGAGTGAATCTTGGTCTGATCTATTGCGTCCTGTCACTTCTTTTAAGACTGTTGAGGAATTCTGGGCTGTTCAACAAAATGTCCCAGAACCTAGAGATTTACCAATGAAATCTGATTATCATGTTTTTCGTAACGATATTAGACCAGAATGGGAAGATGCTGCTAATGCTAAAGGTGGTAAGTGGTCTGCTCAAATCAGGGGTAATAAGCATTCTGAAATCAATCAATTATGGTTAAAGGCAGTTTTATCTGTCATTGGTGAAACCgttgatgaagatgaatctGAAGTCAATGGTGTTGTCTTAAGTGTCAGAAAAGGTAATTTCAAGATTGCTTTATGGACTAAGTCAGAATCAAAAGAACCATTACAAAAGATTGGTGCCCGTTTCAAGAAAATCTTGGAATTAGAGGACGATGAACATTTAGATTTTTTCCCTCATTCCATTGCTAACGTTAAACACCCACAACCAGCTATTAGTTTATAA
- the BSC6 gene encoding Bsc6p (similar to Saccharomyces cerevisiae BSC6 (YOL137W); ancestral locus Anc_3.24), producing MQDLLDNNIDFDNDLDANNEEDPDPSMENGLNLENVDSDDEFDNNALHNSNDLGFKPTYKDILWKGKLVRTYDMDYKNVPLVKLQIFACLILFVVFGINDQTTGALMPTLKDKYNVSEVVLANIFLFQIGGYTISSLINEQIHRLVGVRGVVILACCLSITFYTLMFLEPPSFIYYICYVLPLGLSTGLLDCTGNVLVGGLVENNNEWMGIMHGMYGAASMATPPIASHFSESGHWNRFFLLPLTGSIIGLLISIPAFRYDNAIKYDYDCLHEEQAHHITETGSSYEHFINTDRNDSKKPMLIEINNNGSALEEGSILDSENNQQSITTLLSQSNTESGFALLKKPQILLYALYLFIYLGAEVGTGSWLLTFLLNSKSSDRIGMSYVTSSYWAGLTFGRFTLGFVTNRAFKNVYRASTFYSVLTVIAYTLFVCISVKVPGDPTNSYSPYFILFFIIMFLCGVFIGPLFPNASIVALQVLPKKYHVGGIGIAVAVGGCGCALLPYLIGIVSHAINLNLFPVLCWTMVVSFTLIWELYPKFIEGHDEYL from the coding sequence ATGcaagatttattagataataatatcgaCTTCGATAATGATTTAGATGCCAATAACGAGGAGGATCCCGACCCATCTATGGAGAATGGATTAAACCTTGAGAATGTGGATagtgatgatgaatttgataataatgcaCTCCATAATTCCAATGATTTGGGGTTTAAACCAACATATAAGGATATACTTTGGAAAGGTAAACTAGTCAGAACTTATGACATGGATTACAAAAATGTTCCACTCgtaaaattacaaatatttgcatgcctaattttatttgtggTCTTTGGGATTAATGACCAAACTACCGGGGCCTTAATGCCTACTCTAAAGGATAAATATAATGTATCAGAAGTAGTACTGgcaaatattttcttatttcaAATTGGAGGTTATACGATTTCATCATTGATTAATGAACAAATACATAGACTAGTGGGAGTAAGGGGTGTAGTAATACTAGCCTGCTGTTTATCAATAACATTTTATACTTTAATGTTCTTAGAACCCCCAAGTTTTATATACTATATTTGTTATGTTCTACCGTTGGGGTTAAGTACAGGGCTATTAGATTGTACAGGTAATGTTTTGGTAGGAGGTCttgttgaaaataataatgaatggATGGGTATAATGCATGGAATGTATGGTGCTGCTTCTATGGCCACACCTCCTATTGCGTCACATTTCTCTGAATCTGGCCACTGgaatagattttttttattaccattaaCTGGCTCTATTATTGGGCTTTTAATCAGTATCCCCGCATTTAGATATGATAACGCCATAAAATATGATTACGATTGTTTACATGAAGAACAAGCTCATCATATTACTGAAACTGGATCTAGTTATGAACATTTTATTAACACAGATCGCAATGATTCTAAAAAACCAATGCTTATTGAGATAAACAATAACGGCTCTGCACTTGAAGAGGGATCTATACTAGATTCAGAAAATAATCAACAATCAATTACAACTCTTTTATCACAATCAAATACGGAATCTGGGTTTGCTTTGCTGAAAAAGCCTCAAATATTGTTATATGCGTTATAccttttcatttatttggGAGCAGAGGTTGGTACTGGTTCATGGTTATTAACATTTCTATTAAATAGTAAGTCATCAGATAGAATTGGTATGTCTTACGTGACCTCTTCATATTGGGCAGGGCTTACTTTTGGTAGATTCACTTTAGGCTTCGTTACGAATAGGGCATTCAAAAATGTCTACAGAGCCAGTACATTCTATAGTGTTTTAACTGTGATTGCTTACACTTTGTTTGTGTGCATAAGTGTAAAAGTACCAGGAGATCCAACAAACTCCTACAGCccttattttattttgtttttcattattatgtTTTTATGCGGCGTTTTTATTGGTCCATTATTCCCAAATGCAAGTATTGTTGCATTACAAGTCTTACCAAAGAAATATCATGTGGGAGGTATTGGTATTGCAGTTGCAGTAGGTGGTTGTGGTTGTGCTTTACTGCCTTATCTAATTGGTATAGTTTCACATGctattaatttgaatttattccCAGTACTATGTTGGACTATGGTAGTATCTTTTACATTAATATGGGAATTATATCCGAAGTTTATTGAGGGCCatgatgaatatttatag
- the TBLA0H00240 gene encoding uncharacterized protein (similar to Saccharomyces cerevisiae HXT14 (YNL318C); ancestral locus Anc_3.23): MSTREDAVTSSFYSEGTTNINESYNFDEEVGPNEFQLENIPVDTLDKSPIVQEPPSLLKPVILCLIISFTGFIFGWDIGTIGGIINMQIFKKSFGNKINPETSERYFDPTLSGLIIGIYNIGAGIGGLTLGKLGDYRGRKMALGIAMCIHLLGLFTELVEDYSWIQFFIGRLLTGIAIGTTAVIVPMYLCENSPLKIRGAMVVLYQLMITLGILTGNISNFICHNIYNDSEDNRAWQVPILLNVFWDSIVFIGLFFIPESAIYLGKLCFDMDGAQKSFAKMNGVAETDRLSMEFINDIKLSAEIEKEENNETPKLKFEFIFGKPKLGYRLLIGILIMTFQQLSGINYFFYYGTTIFKNVGFEDSYLTAIILSLVNFVSTFGGIYLVEQIGRRTCYLLGCLSLNIFMILFASIGNFAINEPYVGVGLIFIVCLYIFFFAITLGPVSFVLVSELFPSRVKAESIAICSFFNWIMNFLVSLVMPLILSRVGFLCGYIFSGFLTIGFIFSWQCVPETKGLTEKEIDDIYQDVKQETH; encoded by the coding sequence atgtcAACTCGTGAAGACGCTGTAACTTCAAGTTTTTACAGTGAAGGAACTACAAACATCAATGAATCTTATAATTTCGATGAGGAAGTGGGGCCAAATGAGTttcaattggaaaatattcCTGTAGATACTCTAGACAAATCTCCAATAGTTCAAGAGCCACCTTCGTTATTAAAACCTGTGATATTATGTTTAATTATCTCTTTCACAGGGTTCATATTTGGATGGGATATTGGCACCATAGGAGGAATTATTAACatgcaaatatttaaaaaatcttttgGTAACAAAATCAACCCTGAAACAAGTGAAAGATATTTTGATCCAACATTATCTGGCTTAATCATTGGTATATACAATATTGGGGCTGGTATTGGTGGGTTAACCCTTGGTAAGCTTGGAGATTATCGTGGAAGGAAAATGGCCTTAGGAATTGCAATGTGTATTCATTTATTGGGTTTATTCACTGAATTGGTAGAAGATTATTCATGGATACAATTTTTCATTGGAAGATTATTAACTGGTATTGCAATTGGTACAACTGCAGTTATTGTACCTATGTATTTATGTGAAAATTCACCTTTAAAGATTAGAGGAGCTATGGTTGTACTATATCAACTCATGATAACATTAGGAATACTTACaggaaatatttcaaattttatttgtcataatatttataatgatAGTGAAGATAATAGAGCATGGCAAGTtccaattttattaaatgtcTTTTGGGACTCGATTGTATTTATTggtttatttttcatcCCAGAATCTGCCATTTATTTAGGTAAATTATGTTTTGATATGGATGGTGCACAAAAATCTTTTGCTAAAATGAATGGGGTTGCTGAAACAGATAGATTATCAATGGAATTTATCAATGACATAAAATTATCAGCAGAGATTGAAAAAGAGGAAAATAATGAGACACCAAAActtaaatttgaatttatttttggtaAACCAAAACTAGGTTATAGACTATTAATTGGAATCTTAATTATGACATTCCAACAATTATCAGgtataaattatttcttctattaTGGGACTACGATATTTAAGAATGTTGGTTTTGAAGACTCATATTTAACTgcaataatattatcattggTGAATTTTGTTTCTACTTTTGGTGGCATTTATTTGGTAGAACAGATAGGAAGAAGAACATGTTATCTTCTAGGTTGTCTaagtttaaatattttcatgaTTTTATTTGCCTCCATTGGTAATTTTGCCATAAATGAGCCTTATGTTGGTGTTGGAttgatttttattgtttgtttatatatcttctttttcGCAATTACACTAGGTCCAGTGTCTTTTGTATTGGTATCTGAATTATTCCCTTCTAGAGTAAAAGCAGAGTCGATTGCAATTTGTTCGTTTTTTAATTggataatgaattttttagtttCTCTAGTTATGCCCTTGATTTTAAGTAGAGTCGGGTTCCTATGTGGGTATATATTTTCAGGCTTCTTGACAATTGGATTCATTTTCAGTTGGCAATGTGTCCCAGAAACAAAGGGTTTAACTGAAAAAGAGATTGATGATATATATCAAGATGTAAAACAAGAAACACACTAG
- the TBLA0H00210 gene encoding uncharacterized protein (similar to Saccharomyces cerevisiae VNX1 (YNL321W); ancestral locus Anc_3.19): MQNNSSLTNILNKNQSLPNLNNDTSTHKKVRSNKISDITPNITGLAAENRSDETPWDNESGNMNSPKKDKPFIVNKLKSDFSLPQKYPVNEEQLSRQLSEMSIRERQNTINEIHPFGVKIWKPALYKKQRAVNWKAVNDTQEFYQKNIPAFVTAINLVWSVTFGLLLCLITLISSVIIYFLGGMTEKSKKYRDLLISTAFYLFHPFGTVVFLHKDKKYLLEDENDGISPEHFNAWATLHNNRLFLNHNNERIFENSLLLKSSPLDSYYGSIERHSRFQNLKKVQEFNTQNTKLPSISSNYFPLNPYINLMDKERTFDTFDVHSITENKKYRLFGRGPWSWQRLIFFLTFYTILQPFVLFVSFFCWLSVFPIPISIILWKLMYHLRKHPLALGYEKAITYESNKNITLTPHHYYPLFKKDQVKRKKILLCTFRCAGVMYYKYTIEGINVIVVNLSLVALFTILDYFYFQKYANIPILTNKLFIFLLGLISIIPLSFYIGQSIASISTQTSMGLGAVLNAFFSTIVELFLYIIALRNEKKQLVDGSIVGSILGAILLLPGIAMSTGAFKRKVQHYNPTSAGISATLLLYSIILISIPTMVYMLYKDEPLKEGSKGHLQTYNKIISNITPVESTIFFQKVLEPLSIICVILLLLAYMTGLYFTLRTHKNIIWYQQSRNSQKYENIASNEEGVLIRPENNARVHPKNNSIDTPNWSKRKSTLTLLISTLIYSIIAEILINCLNTIILQYPNIPMKLLGLILFALVPNTTEFLNAVSFSLNGNVMLSLEIGTAYALQICLLQIPFLVLYSHYFVFKVYPIPTYSLDYLDQIKFNTSFTLVFPLWDIISLIFSTLLFAYIYAEGKSNYFKGTLLILLYIAIISVFYFQTYFTV; this comes from the coding sequence ATGcagaataattcttctctgacaaatatattaaataaaaaccaatctttaccaaatttgaataatgatACTAGCACACATAAAAAAGTTagatcaaataaaatttctgATATAACTCCAAATATTACAGGATTAGCCGCTGAAAATAGAAGTGACGAGACGCCATGGGATAACGAATCTGGAAATATGAACAGTCCTAAAAAAGATAAGCCTTTCAtagttaataaattgaaatctGATTTTAGTCTCCCTCAAAAATATCCTGTTAATGAAGAACAACTTTCTCGTCAATTATCAGAAATGAGCATACGTGAACGGCAGAATACCATAAATGAAATACACCCATTTGGTGTTAAAATTTGGAAACCTGCTTTGTATAAGAAACAACGAGCAGTAAATTGGAAAGCTGTCAACGATACACAGGAgttttatcaaaaaaacaTCCCCGCCTTTGTAACAGCTATCAATTTAGTTTGGTCAGTTACATTTGGATTACTTTTATGTCTAATAACTCTAATTAGCtcagtaataatatatttcctTGGTGGAATGACAGAGAAATCCAAGAAATACAGGGATTTGTTAATAAGCACAGCATTCTATCTTTTTCACCCCTTTGGAACTGTAGTTTTTTTACATAAAGATAAGAAATATCTTTTAGAGGATGAAAATGACGGAATAAGCCCTGAACATTTCAATGCATGGGCTACATTacataataatagattatttttaaatcacAATAATGAAAggatttttgaaaattcatTGTTACTAAAATCATCTCCGTTGGACTCTTATTATGGAAGTATTGAAAGACATTCaagatttcaaaatcttAAAAAAGTTCAAGAATTCAATACGCAAAATACAAAGCTGCCTTCGATATCTTCAAACTATTTCCCTTTAAATCCATACATCAATCTTATGGATAAAGAACGAACTTTCGACACTTTTGATGTTCACAGTATAActgaaaacaaaaaataccGTCTATTTGGGAGGGGCCCTTGGTCATGGCAAAGGCTTATATTCTTTCTAACCTTTTATACGATATTACAACCTTTTGTGTTATTTGTctcatttttttgttgGCTAAGCGTGTTTCCAATCCCAATAAGTATCATTTTATGGAAATTGATGTACCATCTAAGGAAACATCCTTTGGCTTTAGGTTATGAAAAAGCTATTACGTATGaatcaaacaaaaatatcacACTTACAcctcatcattattatccaCTCTTTAAGAAAGATCAAgttaaaagaaagaaaatcCTTTTATGTACATTTCGATGTGCCGGGGTTATGTACTACAAATATACCATCGAAGGTATTAATGTTATTGTTGTGAACCTTTCCCTTGTAGCTCTGTTTACCATTCtagattatttttattttcaaaaatatgcAAATATTCCCATTTTAACgaacaaattatttatatttttacttgGGCTCATCTCAATAATTCCattatctttttatattgGACAAAGTATTGCTTCAATTTCAACCCAAACATCGATGGGATTAGGTGCAGTTTTAAatgcatttttttcaactaTCGTTGAGctctttttatatattattgcattaagaaatgaaaaaaaacaactaGTAGATGGCTCTATAGTTGGGTCCATTTTGGGTGCGATACTTTTATTACCAGGAATAGCAATGTCGACTGGTGCATTTAAGAGAAAAGTTCAACACTATAATCCTACAAGTGCTGGAATCTCTGCTACTCTCTTActatattctattattttaatcTCCATACCCACTATGGTTTATATGTTATATAAAGACGAGCCTCTAAAAGAAGGGTCTAAAGGACATTTACAGACTTAcaacaaaattatatcaaatataacTCCAGTAGAGAGtactatattttttcaaaaagtTTTAGAACCCTTATCAATTATATgtgtaatattattactctTAGCATATATGACCGGCCTTTATTTTACTCTAAGAACACATAAAAACATTATTTGGTATCAACAGTCTAGAAACTCtcaaaaatatgaaaatattgcGAGCAATGAAGAAGGAGTACTCATACGACCTGAAAATAATGCTAGAGTACATCCTAAAAACAACAGTATTGACACACCTAATTGGTCGAAAAGAAAGTCAACACTTACATTACTTATTTCAAcattaatatattcaattattgcAGAGATATTAATCAATTGTTTAAATACTATTATTCTGCAATATCCAAATATACCAATGAAACTACTAGGTTTGATACTTTTTGCTTTAGTTCCCAACACTACTGAGTTCCTAAATGCAGTTTCTTTTTCACTTAATGGTAATGTTATGCTATCTCTAGAAATTGGTACTGCATATGCGCTACAGATTTGCCTATTACAAATTCCATTTTTGGTTTTATATTCTCATTACTTTGTATTTAAAGTATACCCAATTCCAACATATTCTCTGGATTATTTGGaccaaataaaatttaatacatCTTTTACTTTGGTATTTCCCTTATGGGATATAATAAGTCTGATATTCAGTACTCTACTTTTTGCATATATTTATGCTGAAGgtaaatcaaattattttaaaggAACTCtattgattttattatacaTCGCTATAATTTCAGTATTTTACTTTCAAACTTATTTTACAGTTTAA
- the RTC1 gene encoding Rtc1p (similar to Saccharomyces cerevisiae YOL138C; ancestral locus Anc_3.22), with product MNQNSLQRNYNYRTANFGKLEENSISFNRQSFQIQHFPASSSRISSNGGSPRAEFLNKHVHVTTKSNQNDPNNGIRENSKLNNDVSKNRNMRYKKRINLFSREKLSPGPIYSIGTKKELSSIDKINDPAANTLVCAGKTHLGLYKFSPQKKSISLVHDFMSTNQSSQGIIKRNKQVKLSTIADVKTGYYNYKNYVAVSSNSTVISIYDINRSKSTNNPLVSSFQQHTRSINSFDFNMVHTNLIISGGQDGCIKIWDLRSNNPNRCDVSISTSSDSVRDVKWMPYHNFSSTPTGGLEASSENSMGYKFASIHDSGLLLKFDIRQPNQVEQKINAHTGPGLCLNWHPNLNYITTGGRDGKLCVWNLGDRNISDISTTPTSLSTPFSLGTGNTTSLNSIILPEITINTGFPVTKLKFRPAYVKNLVNSLFATSSMGEEAGVSVYSLARKYIPKHTLMTSSPSLGLVWWDDSIIFNIDRNYTINGWDLDEEPTVLDNMPKSKVTWRDIDGHGLLFINQNMGGYDVPDSVIKNIQLREKAPNGRVKLNNFINSNVSAGNTRLIDSLKKGMSYSALSSLGNERPSKPVPTMSNKSLSTISANSSHNNSVISSPLTYAFNNDQKSHQNIPSPLLIPLNLPHIINDMRLSRFPKNKQKLCTPEIKAIKESPIEVFQFLAKELEFSSVQEKQIEESKLTKKTLRKYDEESENDLMKRFGLGDMTTWTNLISKKTDDDQSSTNNSDDENESDNISYTDGEYTIPDNNSSIMTKSTVKLSKTITANSTFKQKTELLFRLVTICNHNASVYSFIDDLSNFKIWILIRDSLLWDLKWLCGSSLDPTADGQEELGDNHLKRTNGITPIQLGKDVSVSDTESLENIKNGSENIVNPYLNEKVIQYIPKKEKEPMKKSKSLVSDFGDQISHHSNLKKQLLLEKKKLQFDSVSNGDDNKLKDNKSKKSEMLQTETSPFYANHLIEDGSRGTELKEVSTTTTDGEHALDSNNSSHSSKEIKSDNENKIQTSRSISMVKESYYPNGIPIVNKRKPRTSFVDTFMPDPRSLGGIIDTSVLSNSKSSRSFDRSPTSKFTSTKEFQANASQSIAIMTKMSHTRSLDESPGNRFKDGPFAQGVFATEFMESLQSLRKWDSPQFEDEKSRVIAPWNTNRLLRQLFSQATESGNILLAINILTLFQNIYEVTGTDIVKNCFSQFINLLHRYELFEIASAQLKYSPWFDIFESDTRHDEFQIYCESCGKLVTNSPSKEKCSEEFQNTGDPAALERFGYWYCDSCRKPNTLCVICEQPMKKLAICLLECGHEFHFECGQQWFLEEKMDECPAGCLYSPPI from the coding sequence ATGAACCAAAACTCATTACAAAGAAACTACAATTATAGAACAGCTAATTTTGGGAAGCTAGAGGAAAATTCCATATCTTTCAACAGACAATCTTTTCAAATACAACATTTTCCTGCTTCATCATCTAGAATATCATCTAATGGTGGCTCTCCTAGAgctgaatttttaaataaacaTGTACATGTTACCACTAAAAGTAATCAAAATGATCCTAATAATGGGATACGTGAAAACTCCAAACTAAATAACGATGTTAGTAAAAATCGAAATATgagatataaaaaaagaataaatttattctcTAGAGAGAAGCTTTCTCCTGGGCCAATATATAGTATAGGgacaaaaaaagaattatctaGTATTGATAAGATTAATGATCCAGCTGCAAATACTTTAGTTTGTGCAGGAAAAACGCACTTGGGATTATACAAATTTTCACCACAGAAGAAATCTATATCACTTGTACATGATTTTATGAGTACTAATCAATCTAGCCAGGGTATAATTAAACGAAATAAGCAAGTAAAATTAAGTACTATTGCTGATGTGAAAACAGGCtattacaattataaaAACTATGTTGCAGTTTCCAGCAATTCTACAgtaatatctatatatgATATAAATCGATCTAAATCAACAAATAATCCTTTAGTATCCTCTTTTCAACAACATACTAGATCCATTAATAGTTTTGATTTCAATATGGTTCATACAAATTTGATTATAAGTGGAGGTCAAGATGGCTGTATAAAGATTTGGGATTTAAGATCAAATAATCCTAACCGCTGTGATGTTAGTATTAGCACATCATCTGATTCAGTTAGGGACGTTAAATGGATGCCTTATCATAATTTTTCGTCAACCCCTACGGGAGGGTTAGAAGCATCAAGTGAGAATTCCATGGGCTACAAATTTGCATCCATACATGACTCTGGGTTGTTACTAAAATTCGATATTCGACAGCCAAATCAAGTagaacaaaaaattaatgcACATACTGGGCCTGGCTTGTGTTTAAATTGGCATCCGAATCTCAATTATATTACAACTGGTGGTAGAGATGGTAAATTATGTGTTTGGAATTTAGGAGACCGAAATATTTCAGATATTTCTACTACTCCAACTAGCCTGTCTACCCCTTTCAGTCTAGGAACTGGAAATACTACTTCACTTAACTCAATAATTTTACCTGAAATAACTATTAATACAGGGTTTCCTGTTACAAAGCTTAAATTTCGTCCTGCGTatgttaaaaatttagtaaattctttatttgcTACTTCCTCGATGGGTGAAGAAGCTGGTGTCAGTGTTTATTCTTTAGCTAGAAAGTATATTCCCAAACATACACTAATGACTAGTTCCCCATCTCTGGGCTTAGTATGGTGGGATGACtccattatatttaatattgatagAAATTACACTATTAATGGATGGGATCTGGACGAGGAACCAACTGTTTTAGACAATATGCCTAAGTCCAAAGTTACTTGGAGAGACATCGATGGCCATGGGTTACTTTTcattaatcaaaatatgGGTGGTTATGATGTACCAGATTCAGtgattaaaaatatacaattgAGAGAAAAGGCTCCTAACGGTAGAGTCAAACTAAACAACTTCATAAATTCTAATGTAAGTGCTGGGAATACTAGGCTAATTGatagtttaaaaaaaggtaTGAGTTATTCTGCATTGTCTTCTCTGGGGAACGAAAGGCCATCAAAGCCAGTTCCAACTATGAGTAACAAAAGTTTATCAACTATTTCTGCCAATTCTTCACACAACAATTCGGTTATTTCTTCTCCTTTAACCTAtgcatttaataatgatcaAAAAAGCCATCAAAATATTCCTTCACCTCTGTTAATTCCTCTTAATTTACCACATATTATTAACGATATGCGTTTGTCAAGATTTCCTAagaataaacaaaaattatgtACACCTGAAATTAAAGCCATCAAAGAATCACCTATTGAagttttccaatttttagctaaagaattagaattttctTCAGTGCAGGAAAAGCAAATTGAGGAGTCAAAACTAACTAAAAAGACATTACGCAAATATGATGAAGAATCTGAAAATGATCTTATGAAACGATTTGGATTGGGAGATATGACTACCTGGACTAACTTAATTAGTAAAAAAACTGATGATGACCAATCTTCAACGAACAACtctgatgatgaaaatgaatctGATAATATATCCTATACTGATGGGGAATATACAATACCGGACAATAATTCATCGATAATGACAAAAAGTACTGTAAAACTAAGTAAGACTATTACTGCAAATTCTACATTCAAACAAAAaactgaattattatttagattAGTCACTATCTGTAATCATAATGCATCAGTGTATTCATTCATTGATGActtatcaaattttaagaTATGGATTTTAATTAGGGATTCTCTGCTTTGGGATTTAAAATGGTTATGTGGGTCCTCCTTAGATCCAACTGCCGATGGACAGGAAGAGCTCGGGgataatcatttaaaacGTACCAATGGTATTACACCAATACAGCTTGGTAAGGATGTATCTGTTAGTGATACTGAGTCcttagaaaatattaagaatGGTAGTGAAAACATAGTTAATCCCTACCTAAATGAGAAAGTTATACAATATATTCCTAAAAAGGAGAAAGAGCCAATGAAAAAGAGTAAGAGTTTAGTGAGTGATTTTGGTGATCAAATAAGTCATCATtcgaatttaaaaaagcaGCTATTACTCGAAAAAAAGAAGCTACAATTTGACTCTGTTAGTAACGGTGAcgataataaattaaaggataataaaagtaaaaaatcaGAGATGCTGCAAACTGAGACATCCCCATTCTATGCAAATCATCTAATTGAGGATGGTTCAAGGGGAACGGAATTAAAAGAGGTTTCCACAACTACTACTGATGGAGAACATGCTCtagattcaaataatagtagTCATAGTAgcaaagaaattaaatcagATAATGAGAATAAAATTCAGACTAGTAGATCAATCAGTATGGTAAAAGAAAGTTATTATCCTAATGGTATCCCAATTGtcaataaaagaaaaccACGCACATCATTTGTAGATACTTTTATGCCCGATCCCAGATCTCTTGGTGGTATTATCGACACAAGTGTGTTAtcaaattctaaatcaaGTCGTTCTTTTGATCGTAGTCCTACATCGAAATTTACATCTACTAAAGAATTTCAAGCCAATGCTTCACAGTCAATTGCAATTATGACAAAAATGTCTCACACTAGGTCTCTAGATGAATCTCCAGGAAACCGTTTTAAAGATGGTCCGTTTGCACAAGGAGTTTTTGCTACCGAATTTATGGAATCATTGCAGAGTTTGAGAAAATGGGATTCTCCACAATTTGAAGATGAGAAATCAAGAGTAATTGCACCTTGGAACACTAACAGGCTACTGAGACAATTATTTTCTCAAGCTACTGAATCAGGAAATATTCTGTTAGCAATCAATATTCTTACCTTATTTCAAAACATATATGAAGTTACTGGGACAGATATTgttaaaaattgtttttctCAATTCATTAACCTGTTGCATAGATATGAATTGTTCGAAATTGCATCTGctcaattgaaatatagTCCTTGGTTTGACATTTTTGAATCAGATACAAGACATGATGAATTCCAAATCTACTGTGAAAGTTGTGGTAAATTAGTCACCAATTCACCATCTAAGGAAAAATGCTCTGAAGAGTTCCAAAACACAGGAGACCCTGCCGCATTAGAACGATTCGGGTACTGGTATTGTGACTCATGCAGAAAGCCAAACACTCTATGTGTTATTTGTGAACAACCGATGAAGAAATTGGCCATTTGTTTATTGGAATGTGGTCATGAATTCCACTTCGAGTGTGGTCAACAATGGTTCCTCGAAGAAAAAATGGATGAATGTCCTGCTGGCTGTCTCTACAGTCCCCCAATATAA